In Rhodopirellula sp. P2, the DNA window GTCGCGATGGTTTACTTGATTGTTTCGCCCAGTGCATTCACGACCTCCATGGTGGTGCCATCGCTGCTTCCCTGACCTTTTTTATGACTCGAACGAGAGACAACGACCACAGCCTTTATGAACCATCTTGAACCCCGACTCCCGCTGCCGATTCAACCCATCGACAGATGGCTTCGTCCGTTTGCTCGTTTCCTCCACATTGAAGCTACCAGCGGCGTCGTGCTGGTTCTTTGCACCGCGGTTGCTCTCGCGGCTGCCAATTCGCGATGGGCGGACGCCTACCTTGCGATCTGGCAAACGGAGCTGACGCTTGCCGTGGGAGGCGTGGTGTTCAGCCACTCGCTTCATCATGTGATCAATGATGGATTGATGGCGATCTTCTTCTTCGTGATTGGGTTGGAGGTCAAGCGTGAATTGGCGCACGGCACGCTTTCAGATATCAGGCAGGCCACCTTGCCGATTGCTGCGGCCATCGGGGGCATGATTGTTCCCGCCGGGTTGTATCTGTCGATGCAATACGGACAACCTGGAATGCAGGGTTGGGGAATTCCAATGGCGACCGATATCGCGTTCGTCGTTGGTTGCCTCGCGATTCTGGGGTCACGTGTTCCCCACAGTCTTCGCGTCTTGCTGCTGTCACTGGCGATTGTCGATGACATTGGTGCGATCTTGGTGATCGCGATTGGATACACCGAATCACTTGATTGGCGTTTCTTGATCTTGGCCGCCTGCGCCATTGCTCTCGTTCACTTCCTCGCGAGAGTGGGCGTGCGTCGTTTTCCACCCTATGTCGCAGTGGGAATCCTCGCCTGGATCGCACTGCATGAATCCGGGGTGCATGCGACTTTGATTGGTGTGATTCTGGGATTGATGACTCCGGCTACGCCAACACTCGTTCCCGAACGTTTTCGCGAATATTTGCACGAAAAGGAAAACGAGTTTCAACCACAGCATTGGGCCCAACGCTCCCATCGAGTGGAGGTGGTGCGAGAGGTTCAGCAACTGACGCGGGAAACGGTTTCACCCCTGGAATATCTCGAGATGACGCTGCACCCTTGGTCGGCCTATCTCATCATGCCGGTGTTCGCGCTCGCGAATGCGGGTGTGCTGATTGAGCCTGCCAATGTCACCGATTCCGTTGCCGTCGCGGTTGTGATCGGCTTGGTCGTCGGCAAACCGGTCGGCATCGTCTTGTTCAGTTGGTTGGTGATCCGCGCTGGAATGGCTCGGTTGCCCAATGGACTGAACTGGCCCGTGCTCGTCTCCGGCAGTTTTCTCGCAGGGATCGGATTCACCATGGCGCTGTTCATCGACGGCTTGGCATTCGGAGCGGATGGTCTGGACACCGCGAAAACCGGCGTCCTGTTGGGCTCCGCGGTCAGTGCGATCGTTGGGATCGGTTTGCTACTTTGGACGTTGCCAAAGTCCAACCCAACGCCCTGACACTTCTCGGTCTTGAGAAGGCGTTCCGCTTCGCAGAAGTCAACCTCCTCCGAAGCCTCGATCCAGGTGGGGCTCGATCCCGAAAGCGTCCGGTGATCGGAGGCATCTGACGAGCAGACGCCTCCCACGAGAAGCAGTCGATGGGCAGTTACGAACTCAGGGAACGCAGTAGGATTGCGACCAGGAAAAGCAGAAGCAGAACGGTTTGGCCGAAGAATGCCGTGCTCGTGAATCGAAGATCCTCTTGCGATTCCTGCTCTTGTGCCAACGCCGTTTCGAGGTGGGGGTTTTTCATCAACATGGTCCAAGTTCCCATTAGAAGAGAAGTCATTGCATCATCCTTGGTTTGAGAGACAAGAATGCAAGCAAAGTGCCAGCGGCCCTGACGCGGCCTTGAAAAGCGATGAATGACGCCGTTTTACCGGGGAAATCAGCTGCTCAGGTGTTTGAGGGAGACCCCCTGCACGTCAACGCAGGGTTCCTCGTGTCGCCCAGGGAGGACGCTTCTGGGGGGCGTTGCCGTCCATCGCCTTCTCAAGATTCTCCGTTTGAACGACCAGGGCTGGCAACGAATCTGCTTGACACAACCATCCAAATGAATTGCAATTGCCCTAAACATGCACCAGCGGTGCATGTTTCTGTGTTCGAGAAGACTCCCGCCTCGGCAAGTGTGCCTGGATGGGTTGGTTGATGAGTGTTCTCGTGGTTTGTGTGTGTCCACCGGTTCGTCGTCGGCTGGTGAGCGACGTTTCAGATTCATTGATTGGGAAAATTGGAATGAATGTCTGTCTGACTAAGTTTTCGTTGCTGGCAGGGGTGCTTGGCTTGGTGTTGAGCTCGCCGGTTTTGGAAAGCCAAGCTGTCGTTGCGGACGACGCCGTCGCTCAACCGGAAAACGCTGGCGATGCTCCTAGCGAGGCCGCGATCGAACGGACGCGGCAAAAGGTCAAAATGCTGGACAACATTTTCAAGCAAACGATCGTGTTGATCACCGACAAGTATGTGCATGGCGACGACGATTTCGCCGCCGGCAGTGCCGCCGTGCTGTTGTTCAAGAACATCTCGGAATCGGGCAAGGACCAAGTCCGGCTGATCGATGCGACGGGAGATCCCTATGAAGCGGAAAACGTCGCGCGGGATGCCTTTGAAAAGAAGGGTGTCACGGCTCTGAAAAGCGGCAAAGCGAATCACGAACTGGTGGTCCAAAACGAAAAGGGGGCCTACTTGCGAGTCCTCACACCTGTGCCCGTGGTGATGGAAAAGTGCATCATGTGCCACGCGCACTACGCCGACGTTCCGAAGGGCGATCCAATCGGAGCAATCAGTTACACGGTGCCAATCCAATAGGGACTCGGGGACTGAATGTTCCTGTCGTGCGTCGGCCTGCTGTCTTTCGCTCTGACTGGCGGGAGGAGCAGGCACACGGTTGCAAATTGGACGCGGACAAAACCGATCGCGGCTTTGCGAGACTTTCCTGCCAAACGAATTGGATGAAACGAATGCCCTTGCGACTCTCCGGGATCAGCTTCCTTTTGGTCGCCTGCCTTTCCACGCACGCACTTGCTCAGTCCGTAACTTCGGCAGCCCTGGCAGCGCCCGACACCACTGTCGCTGAGGTGACACAAGGGCAGGATCGAACCGGTCGCAGCATCGACGAAGTCCCTGTCCTGACCGTTGACGAGGCGCGGGCGCGAGCCATGATTCTTCATGAAACGCTGCATGGCTCATTGCAGGTCATGCATCGTGACTTTTTTCGGGAAGACGAAGGTTTGAGCATCCCTTCGAGGTCGCTCGAAGACGTGTTCGCGGAATTGGAACGAACCTACGGGCTTGAGCTCCGCTGGATTGCCGTCGACCTGAAGGCAATGAACATCGACAACGAACCGGAATCAAGATTCGAGAAGGAAGCCGTCGGTGTGCTGCGTTCGGGGAAGAAGACGCATGAATCGGCTGACGACGACATGTACCGGTTTGCGGGCAAGATTCGGCTGTCGGCCACCTGTCTGAGTTGCCATGCATCCAGAAGGTCCAACAACGACGATCGCGCCGCTGGATTGGTGATTTCGATTCCACTGAATCGTTCCGCTCGCGGTCATGTTCCCGCGGTGACGCCCGCAGGTGGCGTTTTAAACGAGCGGTAGTCGCTCGACCTCCCGCCGCTCGCGTCCATCGGGATTCACCCGATGGATCCAAATGGATGGAACCGCGAATGCCGCGAGGGTTCTTTCCGAATTCGGTTCATCCACTCGCCGGGGCGGAAGCACGCGGTTCAACGCTGCGGACGTCGTATAGAAGCGATTCACGGTCCAAGTGCAGTTGATGCGAGACTGGCACCGTGTCGCTGCTACTTTGGATGGATGCCAGGATCGATTGGAAGGTGGCTGCCAGGCATTCTTCCTGCGTCGGGGAATCTGCATCAAGCATAACCAGTTGTCGACGCCCGCTGCCTTCTTCCACTTGGTTCTGCAAGTATCCCTTCACCAACGGGTAGGGAGTCACAGGGTCGGAACACGCCTTTTGAAATGCGTCGTAGTGTTCCTTGCTTGAGAACCCAAAGACGACTTGCGTCTCAGCGTCCTGATTGGCTGGGACCGTGTTCGGTCCAATTGGAAGACCATCCGCCTTCAATACAAACCGAGGTGTTTTGGAGAAACCGTCCATCGTTTTCGCCTCCTTGGGCGAGCAACAGGCCCGATGCGTTGTGCCACGACGGAAGATGACCGGCGAGGTCAAGACGCGGATTGAGAGAAGCAACTTTCACAAACCAGCCCGAAGGCAAGGTTTCAGGAAAGCGGAATCACGCGGACCAAAGGGGCAAGCTACCACGGACTGCGTTGAACGCAAACACGAACGATTGTGACGCGGCAGAAAGCCTGCGTTCAGGCGGAACTGACCCCGGTCTGAACATCGTCGGGACTGAGGCGTTCGTCCAAGGGATTCGTGTCGGTTGCCCACACTCCAATCTCTTTGCACTCGACCTCACCACGGATGGTTGCGAAGGCGACATCCGCCGCATCACGGCCGGTTCCGATCCGCACGAAACCACCGATGGGCGCCAGACGAGTCGCATCGAACAGGAACCACCGCCCGTCGAGGTAGGCTTCCATGAACCCGTGAAAGTCGGGTGGGTACAGATTGACGGCGTATCCCGAAACGTAGCGGGCCGGGATTCCCAACGCTCGACAGAGACTGATCGCGACATGGGCATAATCACGACACACGCCCGCCCGTTGAAGCAGGACGTCGCACGCAGTGGTGGACGAATTCGTGCTGCCGGGAACATAGGCGAGATGTTCGAACGTCCAGTTGCAGACCGCGGTGACTCGTGAATAGCCCGGGACCAAATGTCCGAACTCGCCGTTGGCAAAGCGGTACAGTTTGTCGGACTCACAATAGCGGCTTGGATTGAGATACGAGAGGATGTCGCCCGGCAGGTGCTCGTAGCTCGATTCGAGCACGTTGTTCGAGTCGACCGTTTCTGAATGGAGGTCCACGCTGGCTGAATATCGGATTTGCAAATCACCCGGAGGTGCGTTCAGGCGAACGACGCGGTTGCCCAACGGTCCGACTTCGCATTCTTCCACTGGCTGGAAAGGCAGGATTTCCAACGACTCGGCTCGGACCTGTTGATGCGAGTTTTGTGAAACGGCGCAGTTCAGCAGGAAGATCGAAGGTGACTTCACAACGTAGTTCAGTTGGCATCCGACGAGGATGGTGGTCATTGGTGATGCTTGGCAAAGTGGATGGCGTGCATGATTCCCCGCATCCTACGGTTGAAACAACTCGGGCGCAGGAAAATTCTGCCCCAGATCCCTTGCAATCCTCCAACAATCCAAGCTGGTGAGATTTGGCAAGGTTCCCCAACGTCCGCCGCTGGATCATTCGCTCGCTGAGGCGATGCACCGAAAGCCCAGGCACCTCTCGCCAGGGCTGCGTGCTTCGCCTTGGGATGGCGGTGTGACGCGGAAAACGGGCATTCATTGGAAACCGCAACGATCACGTTTGCACGCCCCGGGAGCCTGGCTCCTGGACTTCTCTTGATTGGTTTGCACCAGTCGTTCAAGACAATGGAAAACCCGATGACCGATTTCACCGTCCATACTCTGGAAACCTCCCCCGAAAACAGTCAACCGCAATTGGAAAGCAGCCAGAAGACGTATGGTTTCGTTCCCAACTTGCACGCGGTCATGGCAGAGTCACCAGCCTTGTTGGAAGCCTACCGAACGGTCGCCGACATTTTTGACAACAAAACCAACCTGACCGCGACAGAACAGCAAATCATCGCGATGACCAACAATCGATTGAACGGTTGCACGTACTGCATGGCCGCTCATACGTCGATCATGCAGTCGCACAAAGTCGCTGAGGACGTGATCGAATCGCTTCGGAACGGAACTCCAATTGCGGATCCCAAGCTGGAAACCCTGCGTGTGTTCGCCGAGAAGGTGAACCTTCAACGAGGGTGGGTGGAGGACACGGATATCGCGGATTTCCTCGCGGCAGGATACACGAAGCAAACGGTTTTCGACGTCATCGTTGGAACCGCGTACAAGGTGCTTTCCAATTACACCAATCACGTCGCACAAACCCCGGTCGACAAAGCGTTCGCGAAAAATGCCTGGAAGAGTGACTCCGAATCGGCGTGACCACGCATTTGAATCGGTTGAACTGCTGGTCTGCGTTCGTCACGAATCAGACCCGGACTCTTACAAAACTGCCCCTCAAACACTGCCCCTTACTCAAAGGACCGACGGATGACATTGGATACAAGCGGCAAGATCGTTTTGGTCACCGGAGCCAATCGTGGAATCGGAAAAGCAATCCTGCAGGAAGCTCTGCGACGCGGCGCTGCAAAAGTGTACGCGGCGGTGCGAAACACTGATTCCGCAGCCCCGTTGGTCGAAGAATATGGTGACCGCGTGGTCCCCGTTCACTTGGACCTAGAAGATCCAGCCTCCATCATTTCGGCGGCTGCAACCGCCCAGGACGTGCAAGTGGTCGTCAACAATGCGGGCGTTCTGAAAGTCGAGAACGCACTTTCAGAGAACAGCATCGAGGCGTTGCAGTACGAGATGAACGTGAACGTTTACGGGTTGATGCGAGTCGCTCAAGCGTTCGCTCCGGTGTTGAAAGCCAACGGGGGTGGCGCACTGGTTCAGCTCAACAGCGTTGCGTCGGTGAAGACGTTTGCCGATCTCGCGACGTACTGTGCGTCGAAATCCGCAAGCTACACAATCACCCAGGCCCTGCGTGATTCCCTTCGCGACCAGGGAACACAGGTGGTCAGTGTCCATCCAGGGCCAATCGAAACGGAGATGAGCCACGGAGCTGGCTTTGAGAACGCGGCTTCGCCAACGTTGGTCGCGACCGCCATTTTTGATGCCCTTTCCGAAGGACGCTTCCACGCTTGGCCCGATCCAATGGCCCAGCAAATCGGTGAAGCCTATCAAAGTTTCGCGGAGAACGTCGTGGAAGCGGACATGCAGGAAACGGCGAGCTGAGCGAGTCCTCAAAAATGTTTGCTTGACCATCCGCGGATGCGACATCGTCGACATCCGCGTTGCTGAATGGCGTTTGCATTGCTGACGGATCAGCGTGTTCCCAACACGTTCATGATGCGAGGCAGCGGCGTGATCAAGATCGGGCAACTCTCTTCGTGATTGGAATGACACGCGAAGAAGCCCTGAGGAAACTGAGGGCCAAATGAATCGGTGACCACCTCGATGCCATCGGTCTGTTCCGCATTCTCGATTGAGAACCGATACGTGCTGCTGCCACCCACCATCGGAAGAACGTGGAAGGTGTTGGATCCTTGATCGGAAACGGTCAGATAGCGAATTTGATTGTCGTCGTGGCTCAATGCCAGACCTTCCAAATCGCCTTGAATTCCGTTGTCACCGACCTGCAGAATCAACGTGCCCTTTGGCTGGCCCGTCGGCTCTGCCTCAAATCGCCAGACCCCTTCCGTTTCGGTGGCGACATAGACCAAGCCCAGCTGGTCATCAGCGACGGCTCCTTCCGACATGCCGACATCCAAGTGACGGACCTTTTTACCGGTATAAAAACCGTTCACGGTTTCACTGAGTTCAATCTGTTCACAACCACTTTCTTTCGAAGTTGTGAAGAAGTAGAGACGGTCATCGACCGCAGAACGGTAGAGGCAACCACCGTAGTTGGGGCCTGTTGCGATGCCACCATGGTCGATCGAATTTAATTCTCGTGTCTCGCGATCGACGCGGTAGAGGCGAAGTTTGAAACCGTCTTCGCGTTGGTTGACGGCCACCAAGTCAATTTGCTCGCCTTGGAAGGGGACGTCATATCGCAAATCGATGTTCCCCGGTTTGGACACCTCGATCGATTGCGTCAGGTTTCCCTCCAGGTCGTAAACAAACAGACGGTTGGCCGACTTGTCGGAGGCAATGATCACGCTGCGATCAGGAGACTGCTTGTCTCTCCAAACACACAAATCGTCCTGATCCTTCGCTTCTGGGTTGGTCAACCGCAGGCTCGAGGTGACGACCGGGACCTGTCTGGCGTCGCGTTTGACTGGTTCCGCTTCCGCAACATCGGCTTCCGGCCGCACGCGTTCGGGCGTGTCGGGTACGTTTTCGACTAACTGGTTCGGTTTCCCATCCCGCTTCGTCAACGTGAATCCATCATAAGGACGTCCAACGGCAGTGCGAGCCACGTAGCGAAGTTCATCGCCGTCGACCGTGATGATTTGATAGAGCTGCGTGTCTTCGGCAACGCGTTCCATGTAAGGTTCGCGTCCGAGTTCATACATTTTCGGACCGCTGACGGAAACGACATACACGGTTCCTGCAATCTCGCTTTGAGCACGCATCCCAGACGGCACGTTCTTCTCGCTGCCGTGAGCCATCAAACCCGTTCGCGCGTAGGTGTGGTCGTGGCCGTTGAGAACCAAGTCAACTTTGTACTTGTCAAAAATTGGTTGCCAGAGACCCCGAAGTTCACTGTTGTCACGGCCTCGTTTGGAGGAATAGATAGGGTGATGGAATGTGATCACGGTCCAGTTCTGCGGGTTGTCTTGCAACACCTTCTCCAACCAGACCGCTTGGCTTTCGACCTCATTGTTGGAATCCAGGCCGATGAACCGCACCCCTTGGTAGTCCATCCAGTACACGGATTCGCGAGAGCTTTCCGGACCGTTGCTCGGGAACTCAAACACTCGCTCCCAGTGATTGGTCAGACGACGAGTCACCTCGCCTGTTTCTTCATTGGCGATCTTGGACTGCTCGTGGTTGCCAGGAACAGCCACACACGGTGTGCTGCGGGGGATGAACCCCTGAGCGTAGAACCATTCGCCCCATTCAGCGTCGCTGTCGGCTCGGTTGACCAAGTCACCCGCATGCAACAGAAAAGCTGCACGTGGTGCATCGGAGTAAGCCTGACGCACCAGACGTGACCAGTGCGACTTGAGATCGTTTTGGGCGTCGCCGACATAGACGAAACTGAACGGATCGGCTTGGTCACTGGCGGTGATGAAGTGAGCCCATTCGCTCCAGTTGACACCATCGCCAACACGGTACACGTACTTTGTGTTGGGAACCAAACCACTCAGCGTGACGCTGTGATATTTCGCGACGCCCAAGTCCGTTTCCAGGGTTTCGAACTTCGCAGCCATTTCTTGCGTGTGATTCACAAACAGCGGTCCGTCCTCAGCCGTTGCGTATTCCACAATCGCCGTTTCAACCGACGTGTCGGTTCGCCAGGTAACCGACTGCGTCGTCGTCGGATCCTCCGCCCAAGTCAGGACAATCCGATCTGGTACGGCCGTGGGAGCATACGTGATCCCAGCAGGGACCTTGACCGGAGTCTCATGAGTGTGATCCTCATCATCGTGAGCCCAGGTGGCCGGACCAACCAGGGTGCAAGCAGCGTTCAAGGTGAAAGCAAGCAACGCAATGCCGCATCTCTTCCAATAGGTCATTCTTTTTCCTTCAAAAACGTCACGGGGAATGGGAGGTGGGGCGATCATTCGTTTGATCGAGAGCAAAAAGGGTGGGCGTCCAAATCACGAATTTCAATTTCCAGCGACGGAATCAACACGCTGAGAGACTGCAATCGCAGCCGAACGATCAGGGGCCTCTGCACCTGCATTGGGAACAGGGCGTCGTGGGATTCTCAATGCCATCATCTGGGGCGGCAGCTCCAAATCCAGGTGGCTTTCCCATTGTTCCAGCGGGTATTGCCACGCCAGATGGCGATAGGGCTCGTGTAGTTCGACGATCCACTTGGGATACCGCAAGTCACGAGGCTCCTTCGTCAAGTCCACCGCCGGGTCGATGATGGGCTGTGGTTTTCTGCCGTTGAGGGCAACCAAGGCGAGAGCCCGAAGCTCAACGTTGGGGTGCCCCTTCGTTGCCAGGTCCTCCGCAATGAAGAGGCACAACTGATGGATCATCCGCGGGTCTCGGCCGACCACAGCGAGCTGACGCTGGGTCATGTACGGTCGCAAATCGATGACACCCGATCGCCCCGTGTCAGGGTCTGTCGCATACACACGGACTCCGCTGACTTTCGCGCGAAGCAACATGTGCCAGGAAAAGTGGTGCGAGTACTCCGACCAACTAGGGTTGCCAGGAAACACGAACACTCGCAATGGCACCAAGGTTTGCACCGCGATCCACATGAGCACGCAGCTCACAACCAACCGTTGCCGCCACGAGTGTCGGGAAATGAAGTTGTCTTCCGCGAACGCGGGTACAGTTCCCCATCCCAGACGGTGCAGGATCTGTCTCGGCCAGCCTGGATCAAAGTAAACCGTGGTCGCAGCGATCATCAGCCATGGAAAGATTCCAATGTTCCACAGATTGTGATTGCTGATGTGAAAGGCACAGGTCAGGAAGAATCCCAACATCCGCGTCTTGCGGAACAACAACAGCGGAACGATCGAAAGGTCGAACAGAAGGCCTCCCCAGCAGACAAACTGCACCAGCACCTCTTGATCCAACGGAAATCGCGAGATCCAGGGGTGATCGGTCATGTACGACAGCGTGGTTCGCATCGGTTGACCACGCAACCAATCCGCATTGAGCTTCGCAATCCCACCGAAAAAGTAGGGGACGCCGATTTGGAAACGCAACAACCACAGGCACCACGCCGGTGCGGTGTCACTGCGTTGACTTGGATTTCGCCACGCATCGACTGAGAACGCTCTTCCAGCCGGAAAGAACGGCATCATCCAACTAAGAAGTGTGCAGAGGTAGTAGTGGTTCAGGTAGTACGCCTTGTCGATCAAGAACCAGTACACCATTCCCACAGCGAAAAGGGTTGAAACCACTCGGTACCACAGTCCCATGGCGATGCAAATTGCCAGTCCCGCGAACGCGATGTACAGAAGCGACATTCCGTCGACAGCCACCCCGCCAATCGCAACGCTGAGGTCGATCGGTTTCACCCAATCAAAACCGTAATACGTGAAGTGGTATGCCGGAAGCGTGTAGTTGTTGTAAGGGATGCCGTTGCGAACGCCGCTGATTGCCCACCAGCACATCACAACGCCAAAAGCGATGCGAAAAACCACCAGGAAGTCGATGGGGACAGTTTGCAACAGCCGGTTGCTGATTCGGTTGAATGCCGAACCTGTTTCTTGTGTCATGAAGGATCAGTTGATATTTCTGAGAAAGACTTCGATGGACACGCCCGCTGCTCTCACAACGGAACGTGGCCATACGGAATACCGGTTGATGCCAGCCGAAAGGCACTGCCATTCACCTCGAGCGATGAATTCGGGGGTTCCAAAAGGCGACATCATTTCAATGACTATTCGTCATCATCGTCGTCGTCTTCATCCGCTTCGAGTTGTTCCGCTCGAGCGTCTTGTCGGGTCTTCTTTGGCAGTTCAATCTCAATTGTGTTTTCAGGACCACTGGTGACTTCCACCTCCATGACCATCCGGTCAGCGTTCATGGCACAGTCACAACCTGGACCGCTGCCCTTGCCAACTTTGACGATGTGGGTGCCAACGACCGCGCCATCACCCGTGCCATAGGTTGAGACGGTGAACTGCCCCTGTGAGTCGATCACTCCAAGACCAACTTTGCCAACAACAGCGGAGTCTCCGACTTGCTTGGGCTGGAAGTAGACCACACCTCCACCGACGATCTCGCCATTGCATTTGACAACCCCCGTCACGGGTGAAACAGCGAACTCGTCGTCGCTGCAGCCAGTCAAAAGTATCGTCGCAGAGCAGAGTCCAAGCAGCAGCGCTCGATTCAAAAGGATGTTGGGGAGAGAGAAGAATGTCATTGGGATTGATTCGCGGGTGTTTGGAAATGAATGTGTTTTCAGGTGCGCGGACTGGTTGCGTCCGCGTCACCGACAGGGTTTTGGACGAAAGTTGCA includes these proteins:
- the nhaA gene encoding Na+/H+ antiporter NhaA, which codes for MNHLEPRLPLPIQPIDRWLRPFARFLHIEATSGVVLVLCTAVALAAANSRWADAYLAIWQTELTLAVGGVVFSHSLHHVINDGLMAIFFFVIGLEVKRELAHGTLSDIRQATLPIAAAIGGMIVPAGLYLSMQYGQPGMQGWGIPMATDIAFVVGCLAILGSRVPHSLRVLLLSLAIVDDIGAILVIAIGYTESLDWRFLILAACAIALVHFLARVGVRRFPPYVAVGILAWIALHESGVHATLIGVILGLMTPATPTLVPERFREYLHEKENEFQPQHWAQRSHRVEVVREVQQLTRETVSPLEYLEMTLHPWSAYLIMPVFALANAGVLIEPANVTDSVAVAVVIGLVVGKPVGIVLFSWLVIRAGMARLPNGLNWPVLVSGSFLAGIGFTMALFIDGLAFGADGLDTAKTGVLLGSAVSAIVGIGLLLWTLPKSNPTP
- a CDS encoding phytase, with amino-acid sequence MTYWKRCGIALLAFTLNAACTLVGPATWAHDDEDHTHETPVKVPAGITYAPTAVPDRIVLTWAEDPTTTQSVTWRTDTSVETAIVEYATAEDGPLFVNHTQEMAAKFETLETDLGVAKYHSVTLSGLVPNTKYVYRVGDGVNWSEWAHFITASDQADPFSFVYVGDAQNDLKSHWSRLVRQAYSDAPRAAFLLHAGDLVNRADSDAEWGEWFYAQGFIPRSTPCVAVPGNHEQSKIANEETGEVTRRLTNHWERVFEFPSNGPESSRESVYWMDYQGVRFIGLDSNNEVESQAVWLEKVLQDNPQNWTVITFHHPIYSSKRGRDNSELRGLWQPIFDKYKVDLVLNGHDHTYARTGLMAHGSEKNVPSGMRAQSEIAGTVYVVSVSGPKMYELGREPYMERVAEDTQLYQIITVDGDELRYVARTAVGRPYDGFTLTKRDGKPNQLVENVPDTPERVRPEADVAEAEPVKRDARQVPVVTSSLRLTNPEAKDQDDLCVWRDKQSPDRSVIIASDKSANRLFVYDLEGNLTQSIEVSKPGNIDLRYDVPFQGEQIDLVAVNQREDGFKLRLYRVDRETRELNSIDHGGIATGPNYGGCLYRSAVDDRLYFFTTSKESGCEQIELSETVNGFYTGKKVRHLDVGMSEGAVADDQLGLVYVATETEGVWRFEAEPTGQPKGTLILQVGDNGIQGDLEGLALSHDDNQIRYLTVSDQGSNTFHVLPMVGGSSTYRFSIENAEQTDGIEVVTDSFGPQFPQGFFACHSNHEESCPILITPLPRIMNVLGTR
- a CDS encoding c-type heme family protein, translated to MNVCLTKFSLLAGVLGLVLSSPVLESQAVVADDAVAQPENAGDAPSEAAIERTRQKVKMLDNIFKQTIVLITDKYVHGDDDFAAGSAAVLLFKNISESGKDQVRLIDATGDPYEAENVARDAFEKKGVTALKSGKANHELVVQNEKGAYLRVLTPVPVVMEKCIMCHAHYADVPKGDPIGAISYTVPIQ
- a CDS encoding SDR family oxidoreductase, coding for MTLDTSGKIVLVTGANRGIGKAILQEALRRGAAKVYAAVRNTDSAAPLVEEYGDRVVPVHLDLEDPASIISAAATAQDVQVVVNNAGVLKVENALSENSIEALQYEMNVNVYGLMRVAQAFAPVLKANGGGALVQLNSVASVKTFADLATYCASKSASYTITQALRDSLRDQGTQVVSVHPGPIETEMSHGAGFENAASPTLVATAIFDALSEGRFHAWPDPMAQQIGEAYQSFAENVVEADMQETAS
- a CDS encoding transglutaminase-like domain-containing protein — its product is MTTILVGCQLNYVVKSPSIFLLNCAVSQNSHQQVRAESLEILPFQPVEECEVGPLGNRVVRLNAPPGDLQIRYSASVDLHSETVDSNNVLESSYEHLPGDILSYLNPSRYCESDKLYRFANGEFGHLVPGYSRVTAVCNWTFEHLAYVPGSTNSSTTACDVLLQRAGVCRDYAHVAISLCRALGIPARYVSGYAVNLYPPDFHGFMEAYLDGRWFLFDATRLAPIGGFVRIGTGRDAADVAFATIRGEVECKEIGVWATDTNPLDERLSPDDVQTGVSSA
- a CDS encoding c-type heme family protein encodes the protein MKRMPLRLSGISFLLVACLSTHALAQSVTSAALAAPDTTVAEVTQGQDRTGRSIDEVPVLTVDEARARAMILHETLHGSLQVMHRDFFREDEGLSIPSRSLEDVFAELERTYGLELRWIAVDLKAMNIDNEPESRFEKEAVGVLRSGKKTHESADDDMYRFAGKIRLSATCLSCHASRRSNNDDRAAGLVISIPLNRSARGHVPAVTPAGGVLNER
- a CDS encoding carboxymuconolactone decarboxylase family protein, with amino-acid sequence MTDFTVHTLETSPENSQPQLESSQKTYGFVPNLHAVMAESPALLEAYRTVADIFDNKTNLTATEQQIIAMTNNRLNGCTYCMAAHTSIMQSHKVAEDVIESLRNGTPIADPKLETLRVFAEKVNLQRGWVEDTDIADFLAAGYTKQTVFDVIVGTAYKVLSNYTNHVAQTPVDKAFAKNAWKSDSESA
- a CDS encoding HTTM domain-containing protein, producing MTQETGSAFNRISNRLLQTVPIDFLVVFRIAFGVVMCWWAISGVRNGIPYNNYTLPAYHFTYYGFDWVKPIDLSVAIGGVAVDGMSLLYIAFAGLAICIAMGLWYRVVSTLFAVGMVYWFLIDKAYYLNHYYLCTLLSWMMPFFPAGRAFSVDAWRNPSQRSDTAPAWCLWLLRFQIGVPYFFGGIAKLNADWLRGQPMRTTLSYMTDHPWISRFPLDQEVLVQFVCWGGLLFDLSIVPLLLFRKTRMLGFFLTCAFHISNHNLWNIGIFPWLMIAATTVYFDPGWPRQILHRLGWGTVPAFAEDNFISRHSWRQRLVVSCVLMWIAVQTLVPLRVFVFPGNPSWSEYSHHFSWHMLLRAKVSGVRVYATDPDTGRSGVIDLRPYMTQRQLAVVGRDPRMIHQLCLFIAEDLATKGHPNVELRALALVALNGRKPQPIIDPAVDLTKEPRDLRYPKWIVELHEPYRHLAWQYPLEQWESHLDLELPPQMMALRIPRRPVPNAGAEAPDRSAAIAVSQRVDSVAGN